Proteins from a genomic interval of Hemitrygon akajei unplaced genomic scaffold, sHemAka1.3 Scf000034, whole genome shotgun sequence:
- the LOC140719992 gene encoding E3 ubiquitin-protein ligase TRIM39-like, with protein MIGCGSISMDGEDPSDRRDEAFGGSFDIYVHCHFSGRGCNPQAQRRYFRSREEARRNRRINDDVQELAVTDETLPVEKFDHLYLLNTVLRETLDAINRVSVTLDVETAHPRLEVSEDRKSVRRTGTRRDLPDTGKRFTIWLCVLGSAGFTSGRQYWEVEVTEIRFWCLGVAAESVKRKGRVRLSPETGFWVIGRVGDVLHRDCDMSRVLPSPKSRLAAGPIPGRVGVYLSYESGTVSFYNPETKSHLHTFAGNKFTEKLYPFFRTVDENQWLRISSGSAPGL; from the exons ATGATTGgctgtgggagcatctcaatggacg gggaagatCCTTCCGACCGCAgagatgaggcctttggaggttCATTTGACATTTATGTGCACTGCCACTTTTCGGGACGAGGTTGCAACCCCCAGGCCCAGCGCCGCTACTTTCGGAGccga gaggaagctcgtcggaacagaag gattaatgacgatgtccaggaactggcagtgacagatgagaccctaccggttgaaaaattcgatcacctctatttgttgaacacagtgctgagagaaacgcttgatgccattaatcgag tctctgtcaccctggatgtggaaacggcgcatccgcggctcgaggtgtctgaggatcggaagagtgtgagacggaccgggacccggagggatctccctgacaccgggaagagattcacaatctggctttgtgtgctgggatcggcgGGATTCACGTCGGGGAGACAGtattgggaggtggaggtgacggagATTCGgttctggtgtctgggagtcgccgcagagtctgtgaagaggaagggacgggtcagactgagtccggagaccggattctgggtcatcgggcgggttggtgacgtgttacatcgggattgtgacaTGTCCCGcgttctcccctcccccaagtcccgtctcgctgccggtcccatccccggaagggtgggagtttatctcagttacgagtccgggacagtttcattttacaaccccgagaccaagtcccatctccacaccttcgctgggaataaattcacggagaaactttatcctttcttccggactgtggatgaaaaccagtggctgagaatcagctccggttccgctccgggtctgtaa